GACGCCGCGACTCGCAGCGCGCCTCGCTGCTCGGCCCGTCCTTCGACGATGCGACGATCGGGGCGTTCCTGCAGGCCAAGGGCGTCGTCGCCACCCGCTGCGAGAGCGACGAGGCGCTCGTGGAGAAGGTCGCCGACCTGATCGCTTCGGAGCACGTCGTCGGCTGGTTCCAGGGCCGGATGGAGTTCGGCCCCCGGGCGCTGGGCTCGCGGTCGATCCTCGGCGACGCCCGCAGCCGCGAGATGCAGACGCGGATGAACCTCGCGATCAAGTTCCGGGAGTCGTTCCGTCCGTTCGCCCCCTCGGTGCTGCGTGAATCCGTGAGCGAGTGGTTCCAGGTCGACGCCGACAGCCCGTACATGCTGCTCACCGTTCCGGTGAAGGACGAGCGGCGCCTGGACCCCGGCGATCCGACGGCGCAGGGGCTCGACAAGCTCAAGCAGATCCGCTCGACGATCCCCGCCGTGACCCACGTGGACTGGTCGGCCCGCGTCCAGACCGTGCGGAAGGAAGACAACCCGATCTACCACGCCCTCATCGACAGGTTCCGGCAGAAGACCGGCTGCCCGGTGATCGTGAACACCTCGTTCAACGTCCGCGGGGAGCCGATCGTCTGCACCCCCGAGGACGCCTTCCGCTGCTTCACGCGGACGAACATGGACGCCCTCGTCCTCGGCCGGTTCGTCGTGGAAAAGAAACACAACACCATCCCGCCCCCGGACACGGGCTGGATGAAGGAATTCGAGCTCGACTGATGGCGCGAAGAAAACACGACACGACGAAGCAAGCGGTCCGGTTCGCCTGGATCCTGTTCGTGCTGCTCGGCGCTTTGGCCAGCTTTTCCGCGTGGCGCGAGCACTGGGTCCGCGCCGGAATCGTCGCGGCCCTCGCCGTCGTCGGGCCGGCCCTCGCCCATCTCGCCCGGCCGGCGTGGATGGCCTTCTTCGCCCGGTGGATGAAGTTCGCCGAGGTTCTGGGCCTGATCTCGACGACGATCATCCTGTCGCTCTTCTTCTTCCTGATCCTGACCCCGGTGGGACTCGTGGCGCGCCTGTTCCGCAAGGACCCGCTCGATCTCGACTGGAAGCACCGCCGTCGGACCTACTGGGTCGACCGGGAGCCGGTCGAGCCGACGTTCGAGCGCTACGAGAAGCAGTACTAGGAGAGCCTCATGTCCTACGTCGGTGTTTTCAGGGAGCTCTGGGAGTTCCTCCGGCAGCGGAAGAAGTTCTGGCTCCTCCCGCTCGTCATCGTGCTCGTTCTCCTGGGCCTGCTCGTCGCGCTGACCGCGAAGAGCGCCCTCGCGCCGTTCATCTACACCGTCTTCTAGCCGGGGCGCTTCGCGAACCGGAACGGCTCTTCGCGCACGACGCCGTCCTTGCCGCGGATGGCGACGACGCAGAGCAGCCCGTCCTCCGTGCGTGTGTAGGAGATGCCTCCGAACCGCAGCTTGCCCTCCGACTTCTCGGAGAGCGGGAAGGCGAGGACCTTGTCCTTCTCCTCCCAGCCCGTCAGGTCGGCGTTGAAGTGCTTGAGCCGAAGCTCGAGGCTCCCGTCCTTCTCCACGATCGACAGGATCTCGTAGAAGGCGACGCTCCCGTCCTTCACGAGTCGGAACATCCCCGGCATCGCCCCGGCCCTGGGCTCGCCCCAGACGTCCTCGACCCATCCCCCGAGCCCTTCTCCCTGCCACGTCCCCGCGAGCCACGCGGCATCGGCGAGCGTCGCGGGCGGGGGCGTCGCAGACGGGGACGTCGCGGGCGGGGACGTCGCGGAGGCGTTCAGGCAGAGAACCGGGAGCAGGAGCACGAACACGATCCACGGCTTGCGCATGGCGAATCCTCCAAGGGTTCGTCGAACGGGCGAACGGAATTTCGACCGGGATCCGAGGCGCCAAG
This window of the Candidatus Polarisedimenticolaceae bacterium genome carries:
- a CDS encoding DUF5989 family protein, yielding MSYVGVFRELWEFLRQRKKFWLLPLVIVLVLLGLLVALTAKSALAPFIYTVF
- a CDS encoding DUF6265 family protein, yielding MRKPWIVFVLLLPVLCLNASATSPPATSPSATPPPATLADAAWLAGTWQGEGLGGWVEDVWGEPRAGAMPGMFRLVKDGSVAFYEILSIVEKDGSLELRLKHFNADLTGWEEKDKVLAFPLSEKSEGKLRFGGISYTRTEDGLLCVVAIRGKDGVVREEPFRFAKRPG
- a CDS encoding SxtJ family membrane protein, which gives rise to MARRKHDTTKQAVRFAWILFVLLGALASFSAWREHWVRAGIVAALAVVGPALAHLARPAWMAFFARWMKFAEVLGLISTTIILSLFFFLILTPVGLVARLFRKDPLDLDWKHRRRTYWVDREPVEPTFERYEKQY